The following proteins are co-located in the Camelina sativa cultivar DH55 chromosome 12, Cs, whole genome shotgun sequence genome:
- the LOC104733292 gene encoding uncharacterized protein LOC104733292, giving the protein MLSSSSPRPCLYITLRRPSHQNSVGFSTTSQLLNRLLKPSVCKNVIRYNNTKGRMFCSKPTHSYLLIDHLLKTNNSHNDQVYYDDKYKEKLVIKDKGLREEVRVAMTDGIPHNKDGYRVTLGKSEDDSTNLMLVSNTPSDSVKLHLPPLPSSSRIQNVAMSNSPNMMKDELVVAVKLLGSDVYLCEPFSGSCSQWINIHTSGSVHPFSSLMYSKKNNKFLTVCPSGLFYWSLDLHAKEKEDFEPNFHYLCNQRDHVRKVLQTNLEGFIWCSRTDHFVESPSGEHFLVKWFGEDDKNWDKETIYHKTKGFLVFRVDTICGDLVYTEDIGDLCIFLGHNEACCVPASSSPGLRPNSIYYVGRNFGVHDIAADISTTFYAKDEVLLTSTEFPYWPAPSY; this is encoded by the exons ATGTTATCATCATCGTCTCCAAGGCCTTGTCTTTATATTACTCTGAGACGACCAAGTCACCAAAATAGTGTAGGGTTTTCGACAACGTCTCAGCTCCTTAACCGACTCTTGAAGCCATCAGTCTGCAAAAATGTCATC AGATACAACAACACGAAGGGTCGGATGTTCTGCTCTAAGCCAACACACTCGTACTTGTTGATTGACCACCTCCTTAAGACCAACAACTCTCACAATGATCAAGTATACTACGATGATAAATACAAAGAGAAACTCGTGATAAAGGACAAGGGACTCAGAGAAGAGGTCCGAGTGGCGATGACCGATGGAATTCCACATAATAAAGATGGATACAGAGTTACCTTGGGGAAATCGGAGG ATGATTCCACAAATCTCATGCTGGTCAGTAACACACCATCTGACTCGGTCAAACTCCATCTACCTCCTCTGCCTAGTAGTTCTCGAATCCAGAACGTGGCAATGTCCAACTCTCCTAACATGATGAAGGATGAATTGGTAGTGGCGGTCAAGTTGTTGGGATCTGACGTGTATCTGTGCGAGCCCTTCAGCGGCTCTTGCTCTCAATGGATCAACATCCATACCTCTGGTTCTGTACACCCTTTCTCGAGTCTAATGTATTCAAAGAAGAACAATAAGTTTCTCACTGTTTGTCCTTCTGGACTGTTCTATTGGTCATTGGATCTCCACgcaaaggagaaggaagatttCGAACCCAATTTCCACTACTTGTGTAATCAAAGGGACCATGTAAGGAAGGTGCTTCAGACAAATTTGGAAGGGTTCATCTGGTGTTCCAGAACGGACCACTTCGTGGAGTCACCCTCCGGCGAACATTTCCTCGTCAAGTG GTTCGGCGAGGATGACAAGAACTGGGACAAGGAAACAATCTACCATAAAACAAAAGGGTTTTTGGTGTTTAGAGTGGATACAATTTGCGGTGATTTGGTTTACACGGAAGACATTGGAGATCTTTGTATCTTTCTTGGACATAATGAAGCATGCTGTGTCCCTGCAAGCTCGTCTCCTGGACTCAGGCCTAACTCTATCTATTATGTGGGCCGTAACTTTGGTGTTCACGACATCGCAGCCGATATTAGCACTACCTTCTACGCAAAAGATGAAGTTCTATTAACATCAACTGAGTTCCCTTACTGGCCTGCTCCATCTTACTAG
- the LOC104730818 gene encoding ABC transporter B family member 2 isoform X1 has translation MQPSGDPTPEKDKAQPKVSLLKLFSFADFYDCVLMTLGSIGACIHGASVPIFFIFFGKLINIIGLAYLFPKQASHRVAKYSLDFVYLSVAILFSSWLEVACWMHTGERQAAKMRRAYLRSMLSQDISLFDTEASTGEVISAITSDILVVQDALSEKVGNFLHYISRFIAGFAIGFTSVWQISLVTLSIVPLIALAGGIYAFVAIGLIARVRKSYIKAGEIAEEVIGNVRTVQAFAGEERAVRLYREALENTYKYGRKAGLTKGLGLGSLHCVLFLSWALLVWFTSIVVHKDIANGGKSFTTMLNVVIAGLSLGQAAPDISAFVRAKAAAYPIFKMIERNTMAKASARSSRKLGKIDGHIQFKDVNFSYPSRPDVVIFDKLNLAIPAGKIVALVGGSGSGKSTVISLIERFYEPISGAVLLDGNNINELDIKWLRGQIGLVNQEPALFATTITENIMYGKNDATAEDIARAAKLSEAISFISNLPEGFDTQVGERGIQLSGGQKQRIAISRAIVKNPSILLLDEATSALDAESEKSVQEALDRVMVGRTTVVVAHRLSTVRNADIIAVVHEGKIVEFGNHESLITNPDGAYSSLLRLQEAASLQRNPSLNRTLSRPQSINYSRELSRTRSSFCSERESITRPDGADSSKRVKVKPGRLYAMIRPDWMYGVCGTICAFIAGSQMPLFALGVSQALVSYYNSWDETQKEIKKIAILFCCASVITLIVYTIEHVCFGTMGERLTLRVRENMFRAILKNEIGWFDEVDNTSSMLASRLESDATLLKTIVVDRSTILLQNLGLVVTSFVIAFILNWRLTLVVLATFPLVISGHISEKLFMQGYGGDLSKAYLKANMLAGESVSNIRTVAAFCAEEKILELYSRELIEPSKSSFRRGQIAGLFYGISQFFIFSSYGLALWYGSTLMDKGLAGFKSVMKTFMVLIVTALAMGETLALAPDLLKGNQMVASVFEILDRKTQIVGETSEELTNVEGTIELKGVHFSYPSRPDVVIFRDFDLIVRSGKSMALVGQSGSGKSSVISLILRFYDPIAGKVMIEGKDIRKLDLKALRKHIGLVQQEPALFATTIYENILYGNEGASQSEVIESAMLANAHSFITSLPEGYSTKVGERGVQMSGGQRQRIAIARAILKNPAILLLDEATSALDVESERVVQQALDRLMTNRTTVVVAHRLSTIKNADTISVLHGGKIVEQGSHRKLVLNKTGPYFKLISLQQQQQP, from the exons atgcagccGTCCGGTGATCCAACGCCGGAGAAAGACAAGGCGCAGCCAAAAGTGTCACTGCTTAAGCTCTTCTCCTTTGCAGATTTCTATGATTGCGTTCTCATGACCCTCGGATCCATCGGAGCGTGCATTCATGGCGCCTCGGTTCctatctttttcatcttctttggcAAACTCATCAATATTATTGGTCTTGCTTATCTTTTCCCAAAACAAGCCTCTCACAGAGTCGCCAAG TATTCACTGGATTTTGTATATCTGAGTGTGGCTATACTATTCTCATCATGGTTAG AGGTTGCATGTTGGATGCATACTGGAGAGAGGCAAGCGGCGAAGATGAGGAGAGCTTATCTCCGGTCGATGTTAAGCCAAGACATAAGCTTATTCGACACTGAAGCTTCCACTGGAGAAGTCATCTCTGCCATCACCTCCGACATCCTCGTCGTCCAAGATGCTCTCTCTGAGAAG GTAGGGAATTTCTTGCACTACATAAGCCGGTTCATAGCCGGTTTTGCAATTGGATTCACTAGTGTATGGCAAATAAGTCTCGTCACTTTATCCATAGTCCCCTTAATCGCTCTAGCCGGTGGTATCTACGCGTTCGTCGCCATTGGACTTATCGCCCGTGTCCGGAAATCATACATCAAGGCCGGTGAGATTGCGGAAGAG GTGATTGGGAATGTGAGGACAGTACAAGCATTCGCCGGAGAAGAAAGGGCGGTAAGACTATACCGAGAAGCTCTGGAGAACACGTACAAATACGGGAGAAAAGCCGGTTTAACCAAAGGACTAGGTCTTGGATCGTTGCATTGTGTCTTGTTTCTGTCTTGGGCCTTGCTCGTATGGTTTACAAGCATTGTGGTTCACAAGGATATCGCCAATGGTGGCAAATCATTCACTACCATGCTCAACGTTGTTATCGCTGGCCT GTCTCTTGGACAAGCGGCGCCAGATATTTCTGCGTTTGTGCGAGCAAAAGCAGCTGCTTATCCGATTTTCAAGATGATTGAACGGAACACAATGGCGAAAGCAAGCGCAAGATCGAGTCGTAAACTTGGGAAAATAGATGGACACATTCAGTTTAAGGACGTGAATTTCAGTTACCCATCTCGCCCCGATGTGGTGATCTTTGACAAGCTAAACTTAGCTATCCCTGCCGGGAAAATCGTGGCACTTGTTGGAGGAAGCGGGTCAGGGAAAAGCACGGTCATATCTTTGATCGAGCGGTTCTACGAACCCATATCTGGAGCAGTGTTGCTAGATGGGAACAATATTAACGAGCTGGATATTAAGTGGCTAAGGGGACAGATTGGTTTGGTTAACCAAGAACCAGCTCTTTTTGCAACAACGATTACTGAGAACATTATGTATGGCAAAAATGACGCGACAGCTGAGGATATTGCCCGTGCTGCAAAGCTCTCGGAAGCGATTTCGTTCATCAGCAACCTCCCTGAAGGATTTGATACTCAG GTCGGCGAGAGAGGGATTCAACTATCCGGTGGACAGAAACAAAGGATTGCTATATCAAGAGCAATCGTGAAGAATCCGTCTATACTCTTACTGGACGAGGCAACAAGTGCTTTAGACGCAGAGTCAGAAAAGAGCGTGCAAGAAGCATTGGATCGAGTGATGGTTGGGAGAACAACGGTGGTGGTGGCTCACAGACTCTCAACAGTAAGAAACGCTGACATCATAGCAGTTGTTCATGAAGGGAAAATCGTTGAGTTTGGAAACCACGAGAGTCTTATAACTAATCCGGACGGAGcctactcttctcttcttcgtctccaaGAGGCTGCCTCATTGCAGCGTAACCCTTCCTTGAATCGCACGTTAAGCAGGCCACAAAG TATAAATTACTCTAGGGAACTATCAAGAACAAGGTCGAGCTTTTGTTCGGAGAGGGAATCCATAACTCGACCGGATGGGGCCGATTCATCCAAAAGGGTGAAAGTAAAACCGGGACGTCTATACGCTATGATCCGTCCGGACTGGATGTACGGTGTCTGTGGCACGATATGTGCATTTATCGCTGGATCTCAGATGCCCCTTTTCGCACTTGGAGTCTCGCAAGCCTTAGTGTCCTACTACAATAGTTGGGATGAGACTCAAAAAGAGATCAAGAAGATAGCTATCCTCTTCTGCTGCGCCTCCGTCATCACCCTAATAGTCTACACCATTGAGCATGTCTGCTTCGGTACTATGGGAGAGCGTCTCACTCTTCGTGTCCGCGAAAATATGTTTAGAG cGATCTTGAAGAACGAAATTGGGTGGTTCGATGAGGTGGACAACACAAGCTCAATGTTGGCATCGCGGCTTGAGAGTGATGCGACTTTGCTTAAAACCATAGTGGTCGATAGGTCGACAATTCTACTTCAGAACTTAGGTCTTGTTGTGACCTCTTTCGTCATCGCCTTCATACTTAACTGGCGTCTCACTCTTGTCGTCTTGGCCACATTCCCATTGGTTATAAGCGGTCATATCAGTGAG AAACTTTTCATGCAAGGCTATGGAGGAGACTTGAGCAAAGCATACTTGAAGGCCAACATGTTGGCAGGAGAATCTGTTAGTAACATCCGCACGGTCGCCGCCTTCTGTGCTGAGGAAAAGATTCTAGAACTTTATTCAAGAGAGCTTATAGAACCTTCCAAAAGTTCTTTCAGGCGTGGACAAATTGCTGGACTTTTCTATGGTATCTCTCAGTTCTTCATTTTCTCTTCATATGGCCTCGCCCTCTg GTACGGATCAACTTTGATGGACAAAGGATTAGCGGGCTTCAAATCAGTGATGAAAACATTCATGGTTTTGATTGTGACGGCGTTAGCTATGGGTGAGACATTGGCTCTAGCTCCGGATCTTCTGAAAGGAAACCAGATGGTTGCGTCTGTGTTTGAGATCTTGGACCGGAAAACTCAGATCGTTGGAGAAACCAGCGAGGAGCTGACTAATGTGGAAGGCACGATTGAGCTCAAAGGCGTCCACTTTAGCTACCCTTCAAGACCGGATGTTGTAATCTTCCGGGACTTTGATCTGATAGTTCGTTCTGGAAAGAGCATGGCGCTAGTCGGACAGAGTGGATCCGGTAAAAGTTCTGTCATTTCACTCATTCTCCGGTTCTATGATCCGATTGCCGGAAAAGTCATGATAGAGG GAAAAGACATCAGGAAACTAGATTTGAAAGCACTGAGGAAACATATTGGTCTGGTTCAACAAGAACCTGCACTTTTCGCCACAACAATCTACGAGAACATTTTGTATGGAAACGAAGGAGCATCTCAATCTGAAGTCATCGAATCAGCTATGCTCGCAAACGCTCACAGCTTCATCACTTCTCTCCCGGAAGGTTACTCTACCAAAGTTGGTGAACGTGGTGTTCAGATGTCAGGCGGTCAGCGACAAAGGATTGCTATCGCTAGAGCTATCCTCAAGAATCCAGCGATTCTATTACTTGACGAAGCCACAAGCGCTTTGGACGTTGAATCTGAGCGTGTG GTACAACAAGCATTGGATCGGTTAATGACAAACCGGACAACGGTGGTGGTTGCTCACCGGCTATCGACAATCAAGAACGCTGACACAATAAGTGTATTACATGGAGGTAAGATCGTAGAGCAAGGCAGCCACCGTAAACTCGTTCTGAACAAGACTGGTCCATATTTTAAACTCATCAGtcttcagcagcagcaacaacctTAA
- the LOC104730821 gene encoding putative clathrin assembly protein At4g25940 gives MATFHSFRKAVGAIKDSTTVSIAKVNSEFKDLDVAIVKATNHVESAPKERHMRKIFSATSVVQPRADVAYCIHALAKRLSKTRNWVVAIKVLLVIHRTLREGDPTFREELLNYSRRGHMLRISNFKDDTSPLAWDCSAWIRTYALFLEERLECYRGLKYDIEAERLPKGSGASSKNVDSNASQTYRTRMLSDEELLEQLPALQQLLYRLIGCQPEGTAYSNYLIQYALALVLKESFKIYCAINDGIINLVDMFFEMSRHDAVKALNIYKRAGEQAAKLADFYEYCKGLELARNFQFPTLRQPPPSFLVTMEDYIKEAPQSGSVQKKLEYQEKEEEELQEEEEEEEEQCGQPEEPAEAENENTEGEQPLIQEEEEEEKIEEEEAKPSFLIDTDDLLGLSEINPKATEIEDRNALALAIYPPGQEAPGPSNSLSLIETGGSGWELALVTPQNNNNNNNNPRPTPNTKLAGGFDNLLLDSLYEDDSARRQIQLTNAGYGHGGTETAAAAPPNPFEMQQDPFAMSNNIAPPTNVQMAMQQQQQQQMMMMHQSPYNYTHPHDHHHHHQFSAGPSPSNPFGDPFLALPPPPGSAGPQQNNHHHMLL, from the exons ATGGCAACGTTTCACAGTTTCCGTAAAGCCGTCGGAGCAATCAAAGATTCCACCACCGTAAGCATCGCCAAGGTCAACAGCGAATTCAAG GATTTGGATGTTGCGATCGTCAAGGCCACAAATCACGTAGAATCTGCTCCTAAAGAACGTCATATGCGTA AAATATTCTCGGCTACATCTGTAGTACAACCACGAGCAGATGTTGCTTACTGCATTCACGCATTAGCCAAGAGATTGTCAAAAACTCGCAATTGGGTT GTTGCGATCAAGGTGTTACTAGTCATTCATAGAACATTAAGAGAAGGTGATCCAACATTCAGAGAAGAGCTTCTCAATTACTCTCGCAGAGGACATATGCTTCGTATATCCAACTTTAAAGACGACACAAGTCCTCTTG CTTGGGATTGTTCTGCATGGATTAGGACATACGCGCTTTTCCTCGAAGAGCGGCTTGAATGCTATCGGGGTTTGAAGTATGACATAGAAGCAGAACGTTTACCAAAAGGCTCAGGTGCATCTTCCAAG AACGTAGATTCCAATGCTTCTCAAACGTACAGAACAAGGATGTTGTCTGATGAAGAACTGCTAGAGCAGTTACCTGCTTTGCAACAGCTGCTTTACAGGCTTATTGGTTGTCAG CCTGAAGGAACAGCCTATAGCAACTATCTAATCCAATACGCTCTTGCATTGGTGCTTAAAGAAAGCTTCAAAATATACTGTGCTATTAATGATGGAATCATTAATCTTGTCGACATG TTCTTTGAGATGTCAAGACATGATGCAGTGAAAGCTCTAAATATATACAAACGAGCTGGAGAACAG GCTGCAAAACTGGCTGATTTTTATGAGTACTGCAAAGGTCTAGAGCTCGCTAGGAACTTTCAGTTCCCAACCTTAAGACAG CCTCCTCCTTCATTTCTTGTAACAATGGAAGATTATATTAAAGAAGCGCCTCAAAGTGGTTCTGTTCAGAAAAAGCTG GAGTATCAGgaaaaagaggaggaagaactacaagaagaagaagaagaagaagaagaacaatgtgGGCAGCCTGAAGAACCTGCAGAAGCCGAAAATGAAAACACCGAAGGAGAACAACCTcttatccaagaagaagaagaagaggaaaaaatagaagaggaagaagctaaaCCTTCATTTTTGATAGACACTGATGATCTGCTG GGCTTGAGTGAGATAAACCCAAAAGCAACAGAGATAGAGGACCGCAATGCGTTGGCTCTTGCAATATATCCACCAG GTCAAGAAGCTCCAGGCCCATCAAACAGTTTAAGTTTAATAGAAACTGGTGGATCCGGTTGGGAACTGGCACTAGTCACTcctcaaaacaacaacaacaacaataacaatcctCGCCCCACGCCTAACACAAAACTT GCAGGAGGATTCGACAATCTATTACTTGACAGTCTGTACGAGGATGACTCAGCTAGGAGACAGATCCAACTAACCAATGCCGGGTATGGACATGGTGGCACAGagacagcagcagcagcaccacCAAACCCATTCGAGATGCAACAAGATCCTTTTGCAATGTCCAACAACATTGCTCCTCCCACTAACGTTCAAATGGCAatgcagcaacaacagcaacaacagatgatgatgatgcatcagAGTCCCTATAATTACACTCATcctcatgatcatcatcatcatcatcagttctCAGCAGGTCCTTCTCCTTCTAATCCTTTTGGAGACCCTTTCCTTGCCCTCCCTCCTCCACCAGGCTCAGCTGGTCCGCAGCAAAACAACCATCATCATATGCTCCTCTAG
- the LOC104730820 gene encoding V-type proton ATPase subunit G3-like, with amino-acid sequence MDSLRGQGGIQMLLTAEQEAGRIVSAARTAKLARMKQAKDEAEREMEEYRSKLEEEYQKQVSGTDQEAITKRLDDETEGRIKNLKDSSSKVSKDIVKMLIKYVTTTGA; translated from the exons ATGGATTCTTTAAGAGGCCAAGGTGGGATTCAGATGCTTCTAACTGCTGAACAAGAAGCGGGTCGGATTGTTTCGGCTGCGAGGACCG CAAAACTAGCAAGAATGAAGCAAGCGAAAGACGAGGCTGAGAGGGAGATGGAAGAGTACAGGTCCAAATTAGAAGAAGAGTATCAAAAACAAGTTTCTGGG ACGGATCAAGAAGCAATTACAAAACGTTTAGATGATGAAACAGAAGGCAGGATTAAGAACCTTAAGGACTCTAGCTCAAAGGTCTCCAAGGACATTGTGAAGATGCTCATCAAATATGTAACCACTACTGGAGCATGA
- the LOC104730818 gene encoding ABC transporter B family member 2 isoform X2, which yields MQPSGDPTPEKDKAQPKVSLLKLFSFADFYDCVLMTLGSIGACIHGASVPIFFIFFGKLINIIGLAYLFPKQASHRVAKYSLDFVYLSVAILFSSWLEVACWMHTGERQAAKMRRAYLRSMLSQDISLFDTEASTGEVISAITSDILVVQDALSEKVGNFLHYISRFIAGFAIGFTSVWQISLVTLSIVPLIALAGGIYAFVAIGLIARVRKSYIKAGEIAEEVIGNVRTVQAFAGEERAVRLYREALENTYKYGRKAGLTKGLGLGSLHCVLFLSWALLVWFTSIVVHKDIANGGKSFTTMLNVVIAGLSLGQAAPDISAFVRAKAAAYPIFKMIERNTMAKASARSSRKLGKIDGHIQFKDVNFSYPSRPDVVIFDKLNLAIPAGKIVALVGGSGSGKSTVISLIERFYEPISGAVLLDGNNINELDIKWLRGQIGLVNQEPALFATTITENIMYGKNDATAEDIARAAKLSEAISFISNLPEGFDTQVGERGIQLSGGQKQRIAISRAIVKNPSILLLDEATSALDAESEKSVQEALDRVMVGRTTVVVAHRLSTVRNADIIAVVHEGKIVEFGNHESLITNPDGAYSSLLRLQEAASLQRNPSLNRTLSRPQSINYSRELSRTRSSFCSERESITRPDGADSSKRVKVKPGRLYAMIRPDWMYGVCGTICAFIAGSQMPLFALGVSQALVSYYNSWDETQKEIKKIAILFCCASVITLIVYTIEHVCFGTMGERLTLRVRENMFRAILKNEIGWFDEVDNTSSMLASRLESDATLLKTIVVDRSTILLQNLGLVVTSFVIAFILNWRLTLVVLATFPLVISGHISEKLFMQGYGGDLSKAYLKANMLAGESVSNIRTVAAFCAEEKILELYSRELIEPSKSSFRRGQIAGLFYGISQFFIFSSYGLALWYGSTLMDKGLAGFKSVMKTFMVLIVTALAMGETLALAPDLLKGNQMVASVFEILDRKTQIVGETSEELTNVEGTIELKGVHFSYPSRPDVVIFRDFDLIVRSGKSMALVGQSGSGKSSVISLILRFYDPIAGKVMIEGKDIRKLDLKALRKHIGLVQQEPALFATTIYENILYGNEGASQSEVIESAMLANAHSFITSLPEGYSTKVGERGVQMSGGQRQRIAIARAILKNPAILLLDEATSALDVESERVVQQALDRLMTNRTTVVVAHRLSTIKNADTISVLHGGKIVEQGSHRKLVLNKTGPYFKLISLQQQQQP from the exons atgcagccGTCCGGTGATCCAACGCCGGAGAAAGACAAGGCGCAGCCAAAAGTGTCACTGCTTAAGCTCTTCTCCTTTGCAGATTTCTATGATTGCGTTCTCATGACCCTCGGATCCATCGGAGCGTGCATTCATGGCGCCTCGGTTCctatctttttcatcttctttggcAAACTCATCAATATTATTGGTCTTGCTTATCTTTTCCCAAAACAAGCCTCTCACAGAGTCGCCAAG TATTCACTGGATTTTGTATATCTGAGTGTGGCTATACTATTCTCATCATGGTTAG AGGTTGCATGTTGGATGCATACTGGAGAGAGGCAAGCGGCGAAGATGAGGAGAGCTTATCTCCGGTCGATGTTAAGCCAAGACATAAGCTTATTCGACACTGAAGCTTCCACTGGAGAAGTCATCTCTGCCATCACCTCCGACATCCTCGTCGTCCAAGATGCTCTCTCTGAGAAG GTAGGGAATTTCTTGCACTACATAAGCCGGTTCATAGCCGGTTTTGCAATTGGATTCACTAGTGTATGGCAAATAAGTCTCGTCACTTTATCCATAGTCCCCTTAATCGCTCTAGCCGGTGGTATCTACGCGTTCGTCGCCATTGGACTTATCGCCCGTGTCCGGAAATCATACATCAAGGCCGGTGAGATTGCGGAAGAG GTGATTGGGAATGTGAGGACAGTACAAGCATTCGCCGGAGAAGAAAGGGCGGTAAGACTATACCGAGAAGCTCTGGAGAACACGTACAAATACGGGAGAAAAGCCGGTTTAACCAAAGGACTAGGTCTTGGATCGTTGCATTGTGTCTTGTTTCTGTCTTGGGCCTTGCTCGTATGGTTTACAAGCATTGTGGTTCACAAGGATATCGCCAATGGTGGCAAATCATTCACTACCATGCTCAACGTTGTTATCGCTGGCCT GTCTCTTGGACAAGCGGCGCCAGATATTTCTGCGTTTGTGCGAGCAAAAGCAGCTGCTTATCCGATTTTCAAGATGATTGAACGGAACACAATGGCGAAAGCAAGCGCAAGATCGAGTCGTAAACTTGGGAAAATAGATGGACACATTCAGTTTAAGGACGTGAATTTCAGTTACCCATCTCGCCCCGATGTGGTGATCTTTGACAAGCTAAACTTAGCTATCCCTGCCGGGAAAATCGTGGCACTTGTTGGAGGAAGCGGGTCAGGGAAAAGCACGGTCATATCTTTGATCGAGCGGTTCTACGAACCCATATCTGGAGCAGTGTTGCTAGATGGGAACAATATTAACGAGCTGGATATTAAGTGGCTAAGGGGACAGATTGGTTTGGTTAACCAAGAACCAGCTCTTTTTGCAACAACGATTACTGAGAACATTATGTATGGCAAAAATGACGCGACAGCTGAGGATATTGCCCGTGCTGCAAAGCTCTCGGAAGCGATTTCGTTCATCAGCAACCTCCCTGAAGGATTTGATACTCAG GTCGGCGAGAGAGGGATTCAACTATCCGGTGGACAGAAACAAAGGATTGCTATATCAAGAGCAATCGTGAAGAATCCGTCTATACTCTTACTGGACGAGGCAACAAGTGCTTTAGACGCAGAGTCAGAAAAGAGCGTGCAAGAAGCATTGGATCGAGTGATGGTTGGGAGAACAACGGTGGTGGTGGCTCACAGACTCTCAACAGTAAGAAACGCTGACATCATAGCAGTTGTTCATGAAGGGAAAATCGTTGAGTTTGGAAACCACGAGAGTCTTATAACTAATCCGGACGGAGcctactcttctcttcttcgtctccaaGAGGCTGCCTCATTGCAGCGTAACCCTTCCTTGAATCGCACGTTAAGCAGGCCACAAAG TATAAATTACTCTAGGGAACTATCAAGAACAAGGTCGAGCTTTTGTTCGGAGAGGGAATCCATAACTCGACCGGATGGGGCCGATTCATCCAAAAGGGTGAAAGTAAAACCGGGACGTCTATACGCTATGATCCGTCCGGACTGGATGTACGGTGTCTGTGGCACGATATGTGCATTTATCGCTGGATCTCAGATGCCCCTTTTCGCACTTGGAGTCTCGCAAGCCTTAGTGTCCTACTACAATAGTTGGGATGAGACTCAAAAAGAGATCAAGAAGATAGCTATCCTCTTCTGCTGCGCCTCCGTCATCACCCTAATAGTCTACACCATTGAGCATGTCTGCTTCGGTACTATGGGAGAGCGTCTCACTCTTCGTGTCCGCGAAAATATGTTTAGAG cGATCTTGAAGAACGAAATTGGGTGGTTCGATGAGGTGGACAACACAAGCTCAATGTTGGCATCGCGGCTTGAGAGTGATGCGACTTTGCTTAAAACCATAGTGGTCGATAGGTCGACAATTCTACTTCAGAACTTAGGTCTTGTTGTGACCTCTTTCGTCATCGCCTTCATACTTAACTGGCGTCTCACTCTTGTCGTCTTGGCCACATTCCCATTGGTTATAAGCGGTCATATCAGTGAG AAACTTTTCATGCAAGGCTATGGAGGAGACTTGAGCAAAGCATACTTGAAGGCCAACATGTTGGCAGGAGAATCTGTTAGTAACATCCGCACGGTCGCCGCCTTCTGTGCTGAGGAAAAGATTCTAGAACTTTATTCAAGAGAGCTTATAGAACCTTCCAAAAGTTCTTTCAGGCGTGGACAAATTGCTGGACTTTTCTATGGTATCTCTCAGTTCTTCATTTTCTCTTCATATGGCCTCGCCCTCTg GTACGGATCAACTTTGATGGACAAAGGATTAGCGGGCTTCAAATCAGTGATGAAAACATTCATGGTTTTGATTGTGACGGCGTTAGCTATGGGTGAGACATTGGCTCTAGCTCCGGATCTTCTGAAAGGAAACCAGATGGTTGCGTCTGTGTTTGAGATCTTGGACCGGAAAACTCAGATCGTTGGAGAAACCAGCGAGGAGCTGACTAATGTGGAAGGCACGATTGAGCTCAAAGGCGTCCACTTTAGCTACCCTTCAAGACCGGATGTTGTAATCTTCCGGGACTTTGATCTGATAGTTCGTTCTGGAAAGAGCATGGCGCTAGTCGGACAGAGTGGATCCGGTAAAAG TTCTGTCATTTCACTCATTCTCCGGTTCTATGATCCGATTGCCGGAAAAGTCATGATAGAGG GAAAAGACATCAGGAAACTAGATTTGAAAGCACTGAGGAAACATATTGGTCTAGTTCAACAAGAACCTGCACTTTTCGCCACAACAATCTACGAGAACATTTTGTATGGAAACGAAGGAGCATCTCAATCTGAAGTCATCGAATCAGCTATGCTCGCAAACGCTCACAGCTTCATCACTTCTCTCCCGGAAGGTTACTCTACCAAAGTTGGTGAACGTGGTGTTCAGATGTCAGGCGGTCAGCGACAAAGGATTGCTATCGCTAGAGCTATCCTCAAGAATCCAGCGATTCTATTACTTGACGAAGCCACAAGCGCTTTGGACGTTGAATCTGAGCGTGTG GTACAACAAGCATTGGATCGGTTAATGACAAACCGGACAACGGTGGTGGTTGCTCACCGGCTATCGACAATCAAGAACGCTGACACAATAAGTGTATTACATGGAGGTAAGATCGTAGAGCAAGGCAGCCACCGTAAACTCGTTCTGAACAAGACTGGTCCATATTTTAAACTCATCAGtcttcagcagcagcaacaacctTAA